The following coding sequences are from one Streptomyces sp. NBC_01294 window:
- a CDS encoding helix-turn-helix transcriptional regulator, giving the protein MLDVLGLDRGVEAVYRAMLAHPEGGVQDLCDQLGVPESTVRDALDKLADLRLLRASRDVMGEMRPVSPELGLDLLLRRQEEELLRRRQDLELGKAAAARAIAEYADLRPATRTATSERLVGLDAIQARLEGLAREMSGECLAVMPGGAQSQASLDASRPLDDAALGRGISMLTLYQDSVRYDPATLAYARWMTGRGGMVRTCPTLPPRMLVFDRRVAVVPIDPADTKRGAICISEAGVVASLVALFEQTWHSAVPLGADRSKDARTGLSTSEQELLTLLASGLTDEVAGRRLGISARSVRRQMAGLMERLDASSRFEAGLKAAQRGWLQ; this is encoded by the coding sequence ATGCTGGACGTATTGGGGCTGGACCGCGGGGTGGAAGCTGTGTACCGGGCGATGCTTGCCCATCCGGAGGGCGGCGTGCAGGATCTCTGCGACCAACTGGGCGTACCGGAGAGCACGGTGCGCGACGCCCTGGACAAGCTCGCCGACCTCAGGCTGCTGCGCGCCTCCCGGGACGTCATGGGCGAGATGCGGCCGGTCAGCCCTGAGCTCGGCCTGGATCTGCTCCTGCGACGCCAGGAGGAGGAGCTCCTGCGCCGGCGGCAGGACCTCGAACTCGGCAAGGCCGCCGCCGCGCGGGCGATCGCCGAGTACGCCGACCTCCGGCCGGCCACCCGGACCGCGACCAGCGAGCGCCTGGTCGGCCTCGACGCCATCCAGGCGCGACTGGAGGGCCTCGCGCGGGAGATGTCCGGCGAGTGCCTCGCGGTGATGCCCGGCGGAGCCCAGTCGCAGGCCAGCCTCGATGCCTCCAGACCCCTGGACGATGCGGCCCTGGGCAGGGGAATCTCCATGCTGACGCTCTACCAGGACAGTGTGCGGTACGACCCCGCCACCCTCGCGTACGCGCGGTGGATGACCGGGCGCGGCGGCATGGTGCGCACCTGTCCGACGCTCCCGCCGCGCATGCTCGTCTTCGACCGCCGGGTCGCCGTCGTGCCGATCGACCCGGCCGACACGAAGCGCGGCGCGATCTGCATCAGCGAAGCCGGGGTCGTCGCCTCCCTGGTCGCCCTGTTCGAGCAGACGTGGCACTCCGCGGTCCCGCTCGGTGCCGACCGCTCCAAGGACGCCCGCACCGGTCTCAGTACGTCCGAGCAGGAACTGCTCACGCTGCTCGCGTCCGGCCTCACCGACGAGGTCGCGGGGCGGCGGCTCGGCATCTCGGCCCGCAGTGTGCGGCGGCAGATGGCGGGGCTCATGGAACGCCTGGACGCATCGAGCCGGTTCGAGGCCGGGCTGAAGGCGGCCCAGCGCGGCTGGCTCCAGTAG
- a CDS encoding nuclear transport factor 2 family protein: MGTAERFRTAVEKRDLSALEDLFTEDIRLYSPVKFTPFEGRPMVLGLFGVLLRVFEDLRYIGRFEGAAETSTDGEQAPAVILPFRATVDGKQIHGIDQLQFDETGRVKEFTVMVRPQSAVHALGQAVLAGLVADGLA; this comes from the coding sequence ATGGGAACCGCCGAACGCTTCCGCACCGCCGTGGAGAAGCGCGATCTCTCCGCACTGGAGGACCTGTTCACCGAGGACATCCGGCTCTACAGCCCGGTGAAGTTCACCCCGTTCGAGGGCAGGCCCATGGTCCTGGGGCTCTTCGGGGTCCTGCTGCGCGTCTTCGAGGACCTGCGCTACATCGGACGCTTCGAGGGCGCGGCCGAGACCAGCACCGACGGCGAGCAGGCCCCGGCGGTGATCCTGCCCTTCCGGGCCACCGTGGACGGCAAGCAGATCCACGGCATCGACCAGCTCCAGTTCGACGAGACGGGCCGGGTCAAGGAGTTCACGGTCATGGTCCGCCCCCAGTCCGCCGTCCACGCCCTGGGCCAGGCGGTCCTCGCCGGCCTGGTCGCCGACGGCCTCGCCTAG
- a CDS encoding PadR family transcriptional regulator, translating into MALRHAVLAALLDAEYSGYELAKSFGIGVANFWHASPQQLYAELAKLEKEGLVEGRQVVQEGRPNKRLFQVTDAGRDELEAFAAAASKPLVIRDDLLVKVQTADRIGTASVIEQLEERASAADAKIELLGKVARKMRGDLDEDEFLLRGERIGGYLTCLRGLAFEQGHRDWCRRSAAILRERQKNRAER; encoded by the coding sequence ATGGCCTTGCGACATGCCGTACTGGCGGCGCTGCTGGACGCCGAGTACAGCGGATACGAACTGGCGAAGTCCTTCGGCATCGGCGTCGCCAACTTCTGGCACGCCTCCCCCCAGCAGCTGTACGCCGAGCTGGCCAAGCTGGAGAAGGAAGGGCTGGTCGAGGGCCGCCAGGTGGTCCAGGAGGGGCGGCCCAACAAGCGCCTGTTCCAGGTCACCGACGCCGGACGCGACGAGCTGGAGGCCTTCGCGGCGGCCGCGTCCAAGCCCCTGGTCATCCGTGACGACCTCCTGGTCAAGGTCCAGACCGCCGACCGGATCGGCACCGCGTCGGTGATCGAACAGCTCGAAGAACGGGCGTCCGCCGCCGACGCCAAGATCGAACTCCTCGGCAAGGTGGCGCGCAAGATGCGCGGCGACCTGGACGAGGACGAGTTCCTGCTCCGGGGCGAGCGGATCGGCGGGTACCTGACCTGCCTGCGCGGCCTGGCCTTCGAGCAGGGTCACCGGGACTGGTGCCGCCGGAGCGCGGCGATCCTCAGGGAAAGGCAGAAGAACCGTGCCGAACGGTGA
- a CDS encoding SGNH/GDSL hydrolase family protein — MPNGEYLRYVALGDSQTEGLGDGDDTVGLRGFADRFAGHLAAVNPGLQYANLAVRGRLAGQVRAEQLGPALALRPDVATVVAGVNDMLRPRFDAEEVAGHLEEMFAALTAAGAHVVTVTFPDLGKVVPLARPVGARIADLNDRIRAAAARHGVTVAETARPAAVADPRMWTEDRLHASSLGHERIAAALAHAIGLPGSDDSWTHALPPRAAATGGSALAAELRWAAAFLGPWLGRRLRGRSSGDGRTAKRPALLPLDATPSDAS; from the coding sequence GTGCCGAACGGTGAGTACCTGCGCTACGTCGCGCTGGGAGACAGCCAGACCGAGGGCCTCGGAGACGGGGACGACACGGTGGGCCTGCGCGGCTTCGCCGACCGGTTCGCCGGGCACCTCGCGGCCGTCAACCCCGGCCTCCAGTACGCCAATCTGGCCGTCCGGGGACGGCTCGCCGGCCAGGTCCGCGCCGAACAGCTGGGCCCCGCCCTGGCCCTGCGCCCCGACGTGGCCACCGTCGTCGCCGGGGTCAACGACATGCTCCGGCCGCGGTTCGACGCAGAGGAGGTCGCCGGGCACCTGGAGGAGATGTTCGCCGCGCTCACGGCCGCCGGGGCGCACGTGGTGACCGTGACCTTCCCCGACCTGGGCAAGGTGGTGCCCCTGGCCCGGCCCGTCGGGGCCCGCATCGCCGACCTCAACGACCGGATCCGCGCCGCGGCCGCCCGGCACGGGGTCACGGTCGCCGAGACCGCCCGGCCGGCCGCCGTCGCCGACCCCCGGATGTGGACCGAGGACCGGCTCCACGCCAGCTCTCTCGGCCACGAACGGATCGCCGCGGCCCTCGCCCACGCCATCGGCCTGCCCGGCAGCGACGACAGCTGGACCCACGCGCTGCCGCCGCGGGCAGCCGCCACGGGCGGTTCGGCCCTGGCGGCCGAACTGCGCTGGGCGGCCGCGTTCCTCGGCCCCTGGCTGGGCCGCCGCCTGCGCGGCCGCTCCTCCGGAGACGGCCGCACCGCGAAGCGCCCGGCCCTGCTCCCGCTGGACGCCACGCCCTCGGACGCCTCCTAG
- a CDS encoding sacsin N-terminal ATP-binding-like domain-containing protein, whose product MSVRVTAAQSGVDPFGTARLRRGVLDAWGAGPARFREDANAEEDLALGGYRDRLVVELAQNAADAAARAKVPGRLRLTLHEGENGHALLAVANTGAPLDATGVESLSTLRASAKRESAGDSVGRFGVGFAAVLAVTDEPAVLGRHGGVRWSLAEARELAREAAVGSPGLGDELRRRDGHVPLLRLPLPAEGTAPEGYDTVVVLPLRDAAAEDLAERLLAAIDDALLLTLPGLREVVVETQAGGTRTLQRREEGPYTVIEDTTAAGTGTNRWRTVRHGGPIERALLADRPVEERLRPAWAVSWAVPVDAEGAPMRPVTAPVVHAPTPTDEPLGIPALLIATLPLDTTRRHPAPGPLTDFLVERAADAYAELLGAWDPVTTALVDLVPGPLGKGELDGALRGAILRRLPRTAFLEPAAPPEHAEERSALRPFEAEVVEGAGTDTVRVLAEVLPTLLPAGLERRAELRTLGVGRLPLGDAIERIAGIERTPDWWHRLYDSLAGVDPDRLSGLPVPLADGRTAIGPRHILLPSVETPADLARLGLKVAHPDAAHPLLEKLGALPATARAVLTTPQVRAAVAGSLDAGEIWDEDADALDADELAEVVLGLVRDADLAPGDEPWLGALALPDEDGELTPAGELLLPGSPLASVIREDEVPYVDVDLAQRWGEGPLTACGVLATFQLVRATDVVLDPDELEPREGDFAEPDDAGLLDAVDVWCEDVLDQLPDTPVPPVATELVAVRDLDLVDDDCWPQALAMLAQPPLRDALTQPVRILLPDGTTQSVRPYTAWWLRDHPVLDGRRPAGLRAAGGDPLLAGLYTSADATGFEDEQVLRALGVRTTVPALLDEPGGAAELLGRLADPEREVTGRQLHGLYGALADLDPEQVTLPDELRAVVDGEVLVVDAADAVIADAPDLLPLTAGLPLLPVPPSRAADLAELLQVRRLSETVPAEVTTPGEEHEVPESVRALLGPATPATYVEHEELVAGGTELDWRRTPDGTLHASTLEGVAAGLAWSAGQWPRRFEVAALLEDPSRTAELARDRWFD is encoded by the coding sequence GTGAGCGTGCGAGTGACGGCGGCCCAGAGCGGTGTGGACCCCTTCGGCACGGCCCGGCTGCGGCGCGGGGTGCTCGACGCCTGGGGTGCGGGACCGGCCCGTTTCCGCGAGGACGCCAACGCCGAGGAGGACCTCGCGCTCGGCGGCTACCGGGACCGGCTCGTCGTCGAGCTGGCGCAGAACGCCGCCGACGCCGCGGCCCGGGCCAAGGTGCCCGGCCGGCTGCGGCTCACCCTGCACGAGGGCGAGAACGGGCACGCGCTGCTGGCCGTCGCCAACACCGGTGCCCCGCTGGACGCGACGGGCGTGGAGTCGCTGAGCACCCTGCGCGCCTCCGCCAAGCGGGAGTCCGCCGGCGACAGCGTCGGCCGCTTCGGCGTCGGCTTCGCGGCCGTCCTCGCCGTCACCGACGAGCCCGCGGTGCTCGGCCGGCACGGCGGTGTCCGCTGGTCCCTGGCCGAGGCCCGCGAGCTGGCCCGGGAGGCCGCCGTCGGCAGCCCCGGCCTCGGCGACGAGCTGCGCCGCCGCGACGGGCACGTCCCGCTGCTGCGGCTCCCGTTGCCCGCCGAGGGCACCGCGCCCGAGGGCTACGACACCGTCGTGGTCCTCCCGCTGCGCGACGCCGCCGCCGAGGATCTGGCGGAGCGGCTGCTGGCGGCCATCGACGACGCGCTGCTGCTCACCCTGCCGGGGCTGCGGGAGGTCGTCGTGGAGACCCAGGCCGGGGGCACCCGCACGCTGCAGCGCCGCGAGGAGGGCCCGTACACCGTCATCGAGGACACCACGGCGGCCGGCACGGGCACGAACCGCTGGCGCACCGTGCGCCACGGCGGCCCCATCGAGCGGGCGCTGCTCGCCGACCGGCCCGTGGAGGAGCGGCTGCGTCCCGCCTGGGCGGTGTCCTGGGCCGTGCCCGTCGACGCCGAGGGCGCGCCGATGCGCCCGGTCACCGCGCCGGTCGTGCACGCGCCGACGCCGACCGACGAGCCGCTGGGCATCCCCGCGCTGCTCATCGCGACCCTGCCGCTGGACACCACCCGCCGGCACCCCGCACCCGGACCGCTGACCGACTTCCTCGTGGAGCGCGCGGCCGACGCGTACGCCGAACTCCTCGGCGCCTGGGACCCGGTGACCACCGCCCTCGTGGACCTGGTCCCCGGCCCGCTCGGCAAGGGCGAGCTGGACGGGGCCCTGCGCGGCGCGATCCTGCGGCGGCTCCCCCGTACGGCCTTCCTCGAACCGGCCGCGCCGCCCGAGCACGCGGAGGAGCGCAGCGCCCTGCGCCCCTTCGAGGCCGAGGTGGTGGAGGGCGCGGGGACCGACACCGTACGCGTCCTCGCCGAGGTCCTGCCGACGCTGCTGCCGGCGGGCCTGGAGCGCCGCGCCGAGCTGCGCACCCTGGGCGTGGGCCGGCTCCCGCTGGGCGACGCCATCGAGCGGATCGCGGGCATCGAGCGGACCCCCGACTGGTGGCACCGCCTCTACGACTCCCTCGCCGGCGTGGACCCCGACCGGCTGTCCGGGCTGCCCGTGCCGCTCGCCGACGGCCGTACCGCGATCGGCCCGCGGCACATCCTGCTGCCCTCCGTGGAGACGCCCGCGGACCTGGCCCGCCTGGGGCTCAAGGTGGCCCACCCGGACGCGGCCCACCCGCTGCTGGAGAAGCTCGGCGCACTGCCGGCCACGGCGCGGGCCGTCCTGACGACCCCGCAGGTGCGGGCCGCCGTCGCCGGCTCCCTCGACGCCGGGGAGATCTGGGACGAGGACGCGGACGCCCTGGACGCCGACGAGCTGGCCGAGGTGGTCCTCGGGCTGGTCCGGGACGCGGACCTGGCGCCGGGCGACGAGCCGTGGCTGGGTGCGCTGGCCCTCCCGGACGAGGACGGGGAACTGACCCCGGCGGGCGAACTGCTGCTGCCGGGCTCGCCGCTCGCCTCGGTCATCCGCGAGGACGAGGTCCCGTACGTGGACGTCGACCTGGCGCAGCGGTGGGGCGAGGGCCCGCTGACCGCCTGCGGGGTGCTGGCGACCTTCCAGCTGGTGCGAGCCACCGACGTGGTCCTGGACCCGGACGAACTGGAGCCCCGCGAGGGGGACTTCGCCGAGCCCGACGACGCGGGGCTGCTGGACGCGGTCGACGTGTGGTGCGAGGACGTGCTGGACCAGCTGCCGGACACCCCCGTCCCGCCGGTGGCGACCGAGCTGGTCGCCGTCCGCGACCTCGACCTGGTCGACGACGACTGCTGGCCGCAGGCCCTGGCGATGCTCGCGCAGCCGCCGCTGCGAGACGCGCTGACCCAGCCCGTGCGCATCCTGCTGCCGGACGGCACCACGCAGTCGGTGCGCCCGTACACCGCCTGGTGGCTGCGCGACCACCCGGTGCTCGACGGCCGCCGCCCGGCGGGTCTGCGCGCGGCGGGCGGCGACCCGCTGCTGGCGGGCCTGTACACCTCGGCGGACGCCACGGGCTTTGAGGACGAGCAGGTCCTGCGGGCCCTGGGCGTACGGACCACCGTGCCGGCCCTGCTGGACGAGCCCGGCGGCGCGGCCGAGCTGCTGGGCCGTCTCGCGGACCCGGAGCGCGAGGTGACGGGCCGCCAGCTGCACGGCCTGTACGGCGCGCTGGCCGATCTGGACCCGGAGCAGGTCACGCTCCCGGACGAGCTGCGCGCGGTGGTGGACGGCGAGGTCCTCGTGGTGGACGCGGCCGACGCCGTGATCGCGGACGCCCCGGACCTGCTGCCCCTGACGGCGGGGCTGCCGCTGCTGCCGGTCCCCCCGTCCCGTGCGGCGGACCTCGCGGAGCTGCTGCAGGTGCGCCGGCTCTCGGAGACGGTCCCGGCGGAGGTGACGACGCCGGGCGAGGAGCACGAGGTCCCGGAGTCGGTGCGCGCCCTGCTGGGCCCGGCCACGCCGGCGACGTACGTCGAGCACGAGGAGCTGGTCGCGGGCGGCACCGAGCTCGACTGGCGCCGCACCCCCGACGGCACCCTCCACGCATCCACGCTGGAGGGCGTGGCGGCCGGCCTCGCCTGGTCGGCGGGCCAGTGGCCGCGCCGCTTCGAGGTGGCGGCCCTGCTGGAGGACCCGTCCCGCACGGCGGAACTGGCGCGGGACCGCTGGTTCGACTAG
- the serC gene encoding phosphoserine transaminase — protein sequence MAEIQIPADIKPADGRFGAGPSKVRTEALDALAATGTSLLGTSHRQAPVKNLVGSVRQGIRDLFSLPEGYEVILGNGGSTAFWDIATAGLIERKSQHLTFGEFSSKFAKAAKLAPWLDEPSVISSEPGTHPEPVAEAGVDVYAYTHNETSTGVAAPVKRVAGADAGSLVLVDATSGAGGLPVDITETDVYYFAPQKSFASDGGLWLAAFSPAALERAARVHASGSRHIPEFFSLPTAIDNSLKNQTYNTPALSTLFLLDQQLEWMNSQGGLEFTTGRTAASARNLYGWAEASKYATPFVVDADKRSAVIGTIDFSDDIDAAAVAKVLRANGIVDTEPYRKLGRNQLRIAMFPAIDPADVQALTACIDYVIEKL from the coding sequence GTGGCTGAGATCCAGATTCCCGCTGACATCAAGCCCGCCGACGGACGCTTCGGCGCGGGCCCCTCCAAGGTGCGGACCGAGGCGCTGGACGCCCTCGCCGCCACCGGTACCTCCCTGCTCGGAACCTCACACCGCCAGGCTCCGGTCAAGAACCTGGTCGGCTCGGTCCGCCAGGGCATCCGGGACCTCTTCTCCCTCCCCGAGGGCTACGAGGTGATCCTGGGCAACGGCGGCTCCACCGCCTTCTGGGACATCGCGACCGCCGGTCTGATCGAGCGGAAGTCCCAGCACCTCACCTTCGGCGAGTTCTCCTCGAAGTTCGCCAAGGCCGCGAAGCTCGCGCCGTGGCTGGACGAGCCGTCCGTGATCTCCTCCGAGCCGGGCACGCACCCCGAGCCGGTGGCCGAGGCGGGCGTGGACGTGTACGCGTACACCCACAACGAGACCTCGACGGGTGTCGCGGCGCCCGTCAAGCGCGTCGCGGGCGCGGACGCGGGGTCCCTCGTTCTGGTGGACGCGACCTCGGGCGCCGGCGGTCTGCCGGTGGACATCACCGAGACCGACGTCTACTACTTCGCCCCGCAGAAGTCCTTCGCCTCGGACGGCGGCCTGTGGCTGGCGGCGTTCTCCCCGGCGGCCCTGGAGCGCGCCGCGCGCGTGCACGCCTCCGGCAGCCGGCACATCCCGGAGTTCTTCTCGCTGCCGACGGCGATCGACAACTCGCTGAAGAACCAGACGTACAACACCCCGGCGCTGTCCACCCTCTTCCTGCTGGACCAGCAGCTGGAGTGGATGAACAGCCAGGGCGGTCTGGAGTTCACCACCGGCCGTACGGCGGCCAGCGCGCGCAACCTGTACGGCTGGGCGGAGGCGTCCAAGTACGCGACCCCGTTCGTCGTGGACGCCGACAAGCGCTCCGCCGTCATCGGCACGATCGACTTCTCGGACGACATCGACGCGGCGGCCGTCGCCAAGGTGCTGCGCGCCAACGGGATCGTGGACACCGAGCCGTACCGCAAGCTCGGCCGCAACCAGCTGCGCATCGCGATGTTCCCGGCGATCGACCCGGCGGACGTGCAGGCGCTGACCGCCTGCATCGACTACGTGATCGAGAAGCTCTAA
- a CDS encoding FAD-binding and (Fe-S)-binding domain-containing protein yields MDASNYRRVPVGVVAPRDAEDVAAALRVCAEAGVPVVPRGGGTSIAGQATGTGVVLDLTRHMNALVSVDPAARTAVVQPGLVLDRLRDAVRPYGLTFGPDPSTHSRCTLGGMIGNNACGAHSVAWGTTADNVAELAVTAYGGTSHRISTGWAGAPAGLPELVAGHLGLLRTGMPPDFSRRISGYGGLDALLPERGVQLARAFCGSEGTLGVVTEAVVRLVELPRAPALAVLGYADEGVAADAAAGLLPYRPLTVEGMAEDLVGDAAARAGLPRGRAWLFVEMRDEGGARSLVRAADALDAVVVTDPEAQRALWRIREDAAGTATRMPGGGMAWPGWEDCAVPPARLGAYLREFRALLAQHGLHGTPYGHFGEGCVHVRIDFDLVSADGVARFRTFSADLADLVVAHGGSLSGEHGDGQARAELLPKMYGPQVIRLFGAYKDVWDPAGGMNPGMLVRPARLDENLRFAVLPATTFAGEVARCVGVAKCRSVDGATGAGGSGGPGVMCPSYRVTGEEQHSTRGRARLLHEMLAGEIVRDGWRSKEVAEALDLCLGCKGCRSDCPVGVDMASYKSEFLHRHWAGRIRPLAHYTLGGLPDWLRLIAALRMTRPVNAASRHLPLPGLTRERPLPPLAPQTFTRWWQTHGAPPHLGAGPGHISASPHLGAGPGHISASPHLGAGPGHISASPHPAAGPGHISASPAFEARVRAEPGSGPQGTTPTATPTVTLWPDTFTEYLAPETARAAVRVLRAAGLTVDVPRGGRGKVCCGLTYLSTGRLDRARTVLHRTLNTVGDLRTPVLVLEPSCAAALRTDLPALLPDDPRAARLAAAVRTFAETLEEYAPAWQPPRLDRAVAGQTHCHQHAVLGDAADRRLRERAGLMGELSGGCCGLAGNFGFEPGHHEVSVACAEEQLLPSLRAAGPDALVQADGFSCRTQIAQLGGVRARHLAELLAEGL; encoded by the coding sequence ATGGACGCCTCGAACTACCGCCGCGTCCCCGTGGGCGTGGTCGCCCCGCGCGACGCCGAGGACGTGGCGGCCGCGCTGCGCGTGTGCGCCGAGGCCGGCGTCCCGGTCGTCCCGCGCGGCGGCGGCACCTCCATCGCCGGGCAGGCCACCGGGACCGGGGTCGTCCTCGACCTCACCCGGCACATGAACGCCCTGGTGTCCGTGGACCCGGCCGCCCGCACCGCCGTCGTACAGCCGGGGCTGGTCCTCGACCGGCTGCGGGACGCGGTGCGCCCGTACGGCCTGACCTTCGGACCGGACCCCTCCACGCACTCCCGCTGCACCCTCGGCGGCATGATCGGCAACAACGCGTGCGGAGCCCACTCGGTGGCCTGGGGCACCACCGCGGACAACGTGGCCGAGCTGGCGGTGACCGCGTACGGGGGCACCTCGCACCGGATCTCCACCGGCTGGGCGGGCGCCCCCGCGGGCCTGCCCGAACTGGTCGCCGGGCACCTGGGCCTGCTGCGGACCGGGATGCCGCCCGACTTCTCGCGGCGCATCTCGGGCTACGGCGGCCTGGACGCGCTGCTGCCCGAGCGCGGGGTGCAGCTGGCACGGGCGTTCTGCGGCAGCGAGGGCACGCTCGGGGTGGTGACGGAGGCGGTGGTGCGCCTGGTGGAGCTGCCGCGCGCACCGGCCCTGGCCGTGCTCGGGTACGCGGACGAGGGCGTGGCGGCGGACGCGGCCGCGGGCCTGCTGCCGTACAGGCCGCTGACCGTGGAGGGGATGGCCGAGGACCTGGTCGGGGACGCGGCCGCCCGCGCCGGGCTGCCGCGCGGCCGGGCCTGGCTGTTTGTGGAGATGCGCGACGAGGGCGGCGCGCGGTCGCTCGTACGGGCCGCCGACGCGCTCGACGCGGTGGTGGTCACGGACCCGGAGGCGCAGCGGGCGCTGTGGCGGATCCGCGAGGACGCGGCGGGCACGGCGACCCGGATGCCGGGAGGGGGGATGGCCTGGCCGGGATGGGAGGACTGCGCGGTGCCGCCGGCCCGGCTGGGCGCGTACCTGCGGGAGTTCCGCGCGCTGCTGGCGCAGCACGGGCTGCACGGGACGCCGTACGGGCACTTCGGCGAGGGATGCGTCCACGTACGGATCGACTTCGACCTCGTCTCGGCGGACGGCGTGGCCCGCTTCCGCACCTTCTCCGCCGACCTGGCCGACCTGGTCGTGGCGCACGGCGGGTCCCTGTCGGGGGAGCACGGCGACGGCCAGGCGCGGGCCGAGCTGCTGCCGAAGATGTACGGGCCGCAGGTGATCCGGCTCTTCGGCGCGTACAAGGACGTGTGGGACCCGGCGGGCGGCATGAACCCGGGGATGCTCGTCCGGCCGGCCCGGCTGGACGAGAACCTCCGCTTCGCGGTGCTGCCGGCCACCACCTTCGCGGGCGAGGTCGCGCGGTGCGTCGGCGTCGCGAAATGCCGGTCCGTGGACGGGGCTACGGGCGCGGGCGGGAGCGGCGGGCCGGGGGTGATGTGCCCGTCGTACCGGGTCACGGGGGAGGAACAGCACTCCACGCGCGGCCGGGCCCGGCTGCTGCACGAGATGCTGGCGGGCGAGATCGTGCGGGACGGCTGGCGCTCGAAGGAGGTCGCCGAGGCGCTGGACCTGTGCCTGGGCTGCAAGGGGTGTCGCAGCGACTGCCCGGTGGGCGTGGACATGGCCTCGTACAAGTCGGAGTTCCTGCACCGCCACTGGGCGGGCCGCATCCGCCCGCTCGCCCACTACACCCTGGGCGGCCTGCCGGACTGGCTGCGCCTGATCGCCGCGCTGCGGATGACCCGGCCGGTCAACGCGGCGTCCCGCCACCTCCCCCTCCCGGGCCTGACCCGCGAACGCCCCCTCCCACCCCTGGCCCCACAAACGTTCACCCGCTGGTGGCAGACCCACGGCGCGCCGCCGCACCTTGGCGCCGGGCCGGGGCATATTTCAGCCTCGCCGCACCTTGGCGCCGGGCCCGGGCATATTTCAGCTTCGCCGCACCTTGGCGCCGGGCCCGGGCATATTTCAGCTTCGCCGCACCCTGCCGCGGGGCCCGGGCATATTTCAGCCTCGCCGGCGTTTGAGGCGCGGGTCCGGGCAGAGCCCGGAAGCGGCCCGCAGGGCACCACCCCCACGGCCACCCCCACCGTCACCCTCTGGCCGGACACCTTCACGGAGTACCTCGCCCCCGAGACCGCCCGCGCAGCGGTCCGCGTGCTCCGGGCGGCCGGCCTGACCGTCGACGTCCCCCGCGGGGGCCGGGGCAAGGTCTGCTGCGGCCTGACCTACCTCTCCACCGGCCGCCTGGACCGCGCCCGCACGGTCCTCCACCGCACCCTGAACACCGTCGGAGACCTCCGCACGCCCGTCCTCGTCCTCGAACCCAGCTGCGCCGCGGCCCTCCGCACGGACCTCCCCGCCCTCCTCCCCGACGACCCCCGCGCGGCCCGCCTCGCGGCAGCCGTCCGCACCTTCGCCGAGACCCTGGAGGAGTACGCCCCCGCCTGGCAGCCACCCCGCCTCGACCGGGCGGTGGCCGGCCAGACCCACTGCCACCAGCACGCGGTCCTCGGCGACGCGGCGGACCGGCGGCTGCGCGAGCGCGCCGGTCTCATGGGCGAGCTCAGCGGCGGCTGCTGCGGCCTGGCGGGGAACTTCGGCTTCGAGCCGGGCCATCACGAGGTCTCGGTGGCCTGCGCGGAGGAGCAGCTGCTCCCGTCCCTGCGCGCGGCCGGGCCGGACGCCCTGGTCCAGGCGGACGGATTCTCGTGCCGGACCCAGATCGCCCAGCTGGGCGGAGTCCGGGCCCGCCACCTGGCGGAACTCCTGGCCGAGGGCCTGTAA